AACCCAGTCTGCCAGACGAATATTTACTTCGTCAGTGTGCTGTCCCCCGGTGGATGATCAGCCAAATGACAAGCCCGAAGATAATGAGAGGGATCGAGATGCCCAGCGCGAGCCAGAGCGCCTTCTTCCCGTTGCGCCTCCAGGCCGTCGGCGCGTGGAGCCGTTCGCTCCTCCCGGTGATCTGCACAGCGGAAGGATCATCAAGCTCCGTTTTCATTGCCGCGGCTGTCTGATACCGGTTTTTGGGGTCGCGCTCCATCGCATGGAGGATGATTTCTTCGACCTGCGGCGAGACCTTCGGGTTCCGTTTTCTCGGCGCCTCGGGATCGCCGGCCACGCGGGCGTTCATGATCACGAGGGGGTTGTCGGTCTCACACTGGAACGGCGGCACACCCGCGACCATTTCGTACAGCATGGCGCCCAGGCTGTAGATGTCGGTCCGTTCGTCCCCGCGCTTCCCCTTCACCTGCTCAGGGGCCATGTAATCGGGCGTTCCGACTGCCGGCGTGAACCCGGCAAAGGTCATCCGCCTGCCGGCGGCCTTGGCGATGCCGAAGTCCATGATCCGGATCGTGCCGTCGCTGCAGAGCATGATGTTCTGCGGCTTCAGGTCCCGGTGCACCACGCCCTGTTCATGCATGTACGCGAGGGCCTCGCACACGCGGCTGGCAAGCTTGATGGCGTCCTTTTCCGGCATGGACCGGACGCTGGTCAGGAGATGCGAAAGTGTATAGCCGCGGAGATACTCGGTTACGATGTAGGGCCTTGTGCGGAGTTCTTCCGGTACGGGGTAAAATTTAAGTATATAGGGATGGTTCAGTCGGCTCCCGATCTCCTCCTCGCGCTGGAACCGCGAATAAAACCCGGGGTCGCTCTCATACTGCATCAAGGGGACCTTCACGGCCACGGGCAGTTTGGTGGTGAGGTCCGTGGCCTTGAAGATGGTGGCCATGCCGCTCCGGCTGATGGTCTCCAGGATCTGGAAACGGTTGTCCAGGACCTGTCCGGGCTTGAGCTCGTATCTGGTCGTCGGGTCCGCCGTCTCCTGGTACATGGCCACGCCGCGGTATAACGCGACCTTCTCGACCTCGTTGATCTGCAGGACCTGCACCGAGAGATTGTCGTCGGTACCCCGCTGCTCGGCAAGCGCCACGAGCCTGCGGCAGGCCTGGGCCGGGGAAAGGCTCGTCACGAGCTCAGCGATCTCGCTGTCCGACACGTGCGCGTACAACCCGTCGGAGCACAGCACGACCCTGTCTCCCTTGAACACCGTTGCGCTCTCCACGTCTACCCGGATCACCGGCTCCTGCCCAACGCTCCGCGTCAGGACGGAACGTTTGTCGCTGGTCTTGGCCTCCTGTTCGGAGATCAGGCCGAATTTCTGCTGCATGCCAATGTAGGTATGGTCCGTGGAAAGCTGCTTGATCGTGGCCTTGCGAACGAGATATACGCGCGAATCTCCCACGTTGCCCACCGTGACCTCGTTGTTCCGGAGCACGACAACAGCCAGGGTCGTGGCCATGCGCGCCTTGCCATGGTTCTCCATGCCCTTGTCGTAGACCGCGAGGTTGGCCGCGTTGAACATCTGCGTGATCAGGTGCTGCGGACTCTGTTCGCCCCGGGCCTCCTGGAACGTCTTCAGGGCCGTCTCCACTGCGAGCCGGCTTGCCACTTCTCCGCGCTCCATCCCGCCCACGCCGTCGGCCAAAACTGCGACCGCTCCGCGGCTGCGCTTCTCCTCGAGCGTTTGAGGCTGCCAGGAGCCGACGAAATCCTCGTTGTTCTCGCGTGCCGGGCCGGGTGATGAAAGTTCAGCGTAGATTAGTTCCATGGCTCACTTTAACATTTTCTTTTAGGAATTAAAAGGTCTCTGATACAGACAGAACAACAGACAGGTAACTACGGGTTCCGACTCTGCCGGAACACACACCCTGCACTTGTGCTGCGCACTCGTACCCGCTGTTCGCAGGCAGATGAGTCCGGATTCTGGTGCT
The sequence above is drawn from the Nitrospirota bacterium genome and encodes:
- a CDS encoding protein kinase, translating into MELIYAELSSPGPARENNEDFVGSWQPQTLEEKRSRGAVAVLADGVGGMERGEVASRLAVETALKTFQEARGEQSPQHLITQMFNAANLAVYDKGMENHGKARMATTLAVVVLRNNEVTVGNVGDSRVYLVRKATIKQLSTDHTYIGMQQKFGLISEQEAKTSDKRSVLTRSVGQEPVIRVDVESATVFKGDRVVLCSDGLYAHVSDSEIAELVTSLSPAQACRRLVALAEQRGTDDNLSVQVLQINEVEKVALYRGVAMYQETADPTTRYELKPGQVLDNRFQILETISRSGMATIFKATDLTTKLPVAVKVPLMQYESDPGFYSRFQREEEIGSRLNHPYILKFYPVPEELRTRPYIVTEYLRGYTLSHLLTSVRSMPEKDAIKLASRVCEALAYMHEQGVVHRDLKPQNIMLCSDGTIRIMDFGIAKAAGRRMTFAGFTPAVGTPDYMAPEQVKGKRGDERTDIYSLGAMLYEMVAGVPPFQCETDNPLVIMNARVAGDPEAPRKRNPKVSPQVEEIILHAMERDPKNRYQTAAAMKTELDDPSAVQITGRSERLHAPTAWRRNGKKALWLALGISIPLIIFGLVIWLIIHRGTAH